The following proteins come from a genomic window of Methanobacterium bryantii:
- a CDS encoding glutamine synthetase family protein: MVNKKSVVPSDIEFIRILWCDNANIIRAKSIYKTSSEDSEYYVGISEGQQGVPAVYDAVVEESGLSPVGEVQLKADLSSFTPVPYSPGHGRFMGDMKKNGETWDYCPRGFLKRMVNRAAEMGFSVKGAFENEFYLLKKTEDGIFPADNTSFASTYSMDINSEIINEMVKALILQGMEVQQYHAESGPGQQEITVKYDEALKACDNQIIFRETVRAVAGKYSLTASFLPKIFVDKAGSGCHLHLSLWGEGKNILSDFEERYGMSKVGSHFIAGVLYHLPALMAVTTPITNSYHRIKPHYWSGAFQCWGIGNREAAIRVIPEFDGEIKNFELKTVDASSNPYLALGAVIAAGIHGVTQKMELEEPVQEDPGNILQGKDYKIKILPSRLENAIEELEKDEIILNAMGKKLSKAYIAVKKAEIEYLKNFNLEKEVELLLEKY; this comes from the coding sequence ATGGTTAATAAAAAATCTGTTGTACCTTCCGATATTGAGTTTATCAGGATACTGTGGTGTGATAATGCAAATATAATAAGGGCAAAATCGATTTATAAGACTTCTTCGGAGGATTCTGAGTATTATGTAGGTATTTCTGAAGGTCAACAGGGAGTACCTGCAGTATATGATGCTGTTGTTGAAGAAAGCGGGCTTAGTCCAGTAGGTGAAGTCCAGCTTAAAGCAGATCTTTCCAGTTTTACGCCTGTTCCATATTCTCCAGGTCACGGGCGTTTTATGGGGGATATGAAAAAAAATGGAGAGACGTGGGATTACTGTCCCAGAGGGTTTTTAAAAAGGATGGTCAATAGAGCTGCAGAAATGGGGTTTTCAGTTAAAGGGGCATTTGAAAATGAATTTTACCTTTTAAAGAAAACAGAAGATGGAATTTTCCCTGCTGATAACACTTCCTTTGCATCAACTTATTCCATGGATATAAATAGCGAAATTATTAATGAAATGGTTAAAGCACTTATTTTACAGGGTATGGAAGTCCAGCAGTACCATGCTGAATCTGGACCTGGACAACAGGAAATTACAGTTAAGTACGACGAGGCTCTTAAGGCATGCGACAATCAAATAATATTTAGAGAAACTGTAAGGGCAGTTGCAGGTAAATATAGTTTAACCGCATCATTCCTTCCTAAAATATTTGTGGATAAAGCTGGAAGCGGATGCCATTTGCATTTGAGCCTGTGGGGGGAAGGTAAAAATATTTTATCTGATTTTGAAGAAAGATATGGAATGTCTAAGGTAGGGAGTCATTTTATAGCTGGTGTTTTATATCACTTGCCTGCACTTATGGCTGTAACCACTCCAATTACCAACTCTTATCATAGAATTAAACCGCATTACTGGAGCGGAGCTTTCCAATGCTGGGGAATTGGTAATAGGGAGGCCGCTATTAGGGTTATTCCTGAATTTGATGGAGAGATCAAAAATTTTGAGTTAAAAACAGTAGATGCATCTTCTAATCCTTATCTGGCATTGGGTGCAGTTATTGCAGCAGGGATTCATGGAGTAACACAGAAAATGGAACTGGAAGAGCCGGTTCAGGAAGATCCTGGAAATATTTTACAGGGAAAAGATTATAAAATAAAAATTTTACCTTCCCGACTGGAAAATGCAATTGAAGAGCTGGAAAAAGATGAAATAATCTTGAATGCAATGGGAAAGAAACTTTCCAAAGCTTATATCGCAGTTAAAAAAGCAGAAATAGAATATTTAAAAAATTTTAATTTAGAAAAAGAAGTTGAATTACTCCTTGAGAAATATTAG
- a CDS encoding carbohydrate kinase family protein codes for MIKKTDLLAIGHTALDSIVLVKEFPSPNSSTLIKQIKNFDGGAAANVAVVASALGLKSALVSAVGDEFKASNYHNKLKTMGVDTEDMIVIENEKTPMAWVFTDSNNDQISYFYWGAAAYFKESEPPERAIKKATAVHLATGDPCFNRRSGEVASEFQKLISFDPGQDLHMYSPEKLKSVIKVCNILFGNHYEIDRILKTLNMDITELRSIGPEIIVKTYGKDGSMIYADKKIKIDSILRTPVDPTGAGDSYRAAFLNAYLNDKDLEYCGKFASAVSSFIVEAEGCQTNVPDYNMTIERMKEKWDE; via the coding sequence CTGATTAAAAAAACAGATCTTCTAGCCATTGGGCACACAGCTTTAGATTCCATAGTTCTTGTTAAGGAATTTCCATCTCCAAATTCGTCAACACTGATAAAACAGATAAAAAACTTCGATGGAGGAGCAGCTGCAAATGTAGCAGTGGTTGCATCTGCATTAGGACTTAAATCAGCACTGGTATCTGCTGTTGGAGACGAATTTAAAGCTTCAAATTACCACAATAAGCTTAAAACTATGGGAGTAGACACTGAGGACATGATAGTGATTGAAAACGAAAAAACACCTATGGCCTGGGTTTTTACAGATTCTAACAATGATCAGATAAGTTATTTTTACTGGGGGGCTGCAGCTTACTTTAAAGAATCTGAACCTCCTGAAAGAGCTATTAAAAAGGCAACTGCAGTTCACCTAGCAACAGGCGACCCCTGCTTCAATCGAAGGTCAGGTGAAGTGGCCAGCGAATTTCAAAAATTGATATCATTTGACCCAGGACAAGATCTCCACATGTACTCTCCAGAAAAGCTTAAAAGTGTTATAAAAGTCTGTAACATTCTTTTTGGAAACCATTACGAAATTGATAGAATTTTAAAAACATTGAATATGGATATCACTGAACTGAGATCTATTGGGCCTGAAATTATAGTTAAAACATACGGTAAAGACGGAAGCATGATATACGCTGATAAAAAAATTAAAATAGATTCAATACTCAGAACCCCAGTAGACCCAACGGGAGCTGGAGATTCATATCGTGCTGCGTTCTTAAATGCTTATTTAAATGACAAAGATCTAGAATACTGTGGAAAATTCGCCTCTGCTGTTTCATCGTTCATTGTAGAGGCTGAAGGATGCCAGACCAATGTTCCAGATTATAATATGACCATTGAAAGAATGAAAGAAAAATGGGATGAATAA
- a CDS encoding B12-binding domain-containing radical SAM protein, with amino-acid sequence MKITFINPPQTNSKYKFIGVVAPPLGIAYMAAVLEENNFDVSVIDASAMDMTWEALEEEIGENSPELVAITALTPTIEQALKTAQLVKKVCPDTVVVMGGYHPTFNYQELLEKDFVDIVTIGEGEYTMLELAKTLENDGDLTEVKGIAFGNVVTPPRPLITDLDSLPFPALHLLPMDHYRLLNMKTNVATMITSRGCPMQCSFCASAALHGPKMRLRSPEKIVDEMEYLIKEYGVETIAFMDDTFTLYSKRVKQICAEIKKRNMNVFWGCTARVDTLSEEVLKEMREAGCITIFMGVESADQQVLDQVNKKTTVDKIKHAFEVSRKEKIRTIASVVLGMPGDTKESMGRTIKFVQELKPSYAIFSLATPYPGTRFYQQMKEKNLIKVKDWSKYTLISPIIDTMECSLEELRKIQSNAFRKFYLRPRYILSQVWMDGPILLKTLVAVIRKVA; translated from the coding sequence ATGAAAATAACATTCATAAACCCCCCGCAGACCAACTCAAAGTACAAATTTATAGGAGTAGTAGCTCCTCCTCTTGGAATAGCTTATATGGCTGCAGTTTTGGAGGAAAATAACTTTGATGTAAGCGTTATTGATGCTTCTGCTATGGATATGACATGGGAGGCTCTGGAGGAGGAAATAGGGGAAAATTCTCCGGAGTTAGTGGCCATTACAGCATTAACTCCTACTATAGAACAGGCTTTGAAAACAGCGCAGCTGGTGAAAAAAGTTTGTCCAGATACTGTGGTTGTAATGGGAGGTTATCATCCTACATTCAATTATCAGGAACTTTTAGAGAAGGATTTTGTGGATATTGTAACAATAGGAGAAGGGGAGTACACCATGCTTGAACTGGCTAAAACGCTTGAAAATGATGGTGATCTAACTGAAGTTAAGGGAATAGCCTTTGGTAATGTAGTTACGCCGCCTCGCCCACTTATAACGGATTTAGATAGTCTTCCATTCCCTGCACTGCATCTCCTTCCAATGGATCATTACAGGCTTTTGAATATGAAAACCAATGTAGCTACAATGATCACCAGCAGGGGCTGTCCAATGCAGTGTTCATTTTGCGCTTCAGCTGCTCTTCACGGCCCTAAAATGCGCTTAAGATCACCTGAAAAAATAGTGGATGAGATGGAATATCTAATAAAAGAGTATGGTGTAGAAACAATAGCTTTTATGGATGATACATTCACCCTTTACAGTAAAAGAGTGAAACAGATATGTGCCGAGATCAAAAAACGGAACATGAATGTTTTCTGGGGCTGTACAGCTAGAGTCGATACCTTATCAGAGGAAGTATTAAAAGAGATGAGGGAAGCAGGATGTATAACCATATTTATGGGTGTGGAGTCAGCAGATCAGCAAGTCCTGGATCAAGTAAACAAAAAAACTACTGTTGATAAGATCAAGCACGCATTTGAAGTATCCAGAAAAGAAAAAATCCGTACTATCGCTTCAGTAGTATTGGGAATGCCTGGCGATACTAAAGAGAGTATGGGAAGGACTATAAAGTTTGTGCAGGAATTAAAGCCATCTTATGCTATTTTTAGCCTGGCAACACCATATCCTGGAACCAGGTTTTACCAGCAGATGAAGGAGAAAAATCTGATTAAAGTTAAGGACTGGTCTAAATATACCCTTATTTCACCTATTATAGATACTATGGAATGTTCTTTAGAAGAACTTAGAAAAATTCAAAGCAACGCTTTTCGTAAGTTCTACCTGCGTCCAAGGTATATCCTTAGTCAAGTATGGATGGATGGCCCTATACTCTTAAAAACATTAGTTGCTGTTATCCGAAAAGTAGCATAG
- a CDS encoding PIN-like domain-containing protein: MKDEFYDEPNLEKLWEKCTFVFDTSVLMNLYTCPEEIYSEFINILKNEISNRIWIPYQISSEFQRNSIHGVKKAAQNYEDLKNNITILKKDSKNLAQKIADLNHTFLSSSNIDIQVKENFNGIDAILENMSESLRKPDHDEIRNKLNDLFEGKTGNNYSDPKLKEINNEAKIRKIKGIRPGFEENEYSNLVSWYQMLDYAKGEKKDIIFVTENPGWWINPEKEQIEPHPSLIKEFSSIEQKFYIYRFRNFLSDSKKYLNLTDVIEELTDFSNKLKRRKSTKLENPPSDIALQEIIDNTLLGENALQKLINQSTAYKTLQKLIDQKVIDENDLHQMITRTLLSESTLQKIINQNTAYGTLQKLIDQKVIDESDLQKMITKTIMSENVFQKLIDQNTTTKNALEEALRKRTNN; encoded by the coding sequence ATGAAAGATGAATTTTATGATGAACCCAATTTAGAAAAATTATGGGAAAAATGCACATTTGTTTTTGATACGAGCGTTTTAATGAATTTGTATACTTGCCCTGAAGAGATTTACAGTGAATTCATTAACATCCTCAAAAATGAAATCTCTAACCGCATATGGATACCCTACCAAATTAGTTCAGAGTTTCAAAGAAATAGTATTCATGGCGTGAAAAAAGCAGCCCAAAATTATGAAGACTTAAAAAATAACATTACCATTTTAAAGAAAGATTCCAAAAATTTAGCTCAAAAAATTGCGGACTTAAACCATACTTTTTTGAGCAGCTCAAATATTGATATCCAGGTTAAAGAAAACTTCAATGGAATTGATGCTATTTTAGAAAATATGTCTGAAAGCTTAAGAAAACCTGATCACGATGAAATTAGAAATAAATTAAATGATCTTTTTGAGGGAAAAACAGGAAATAATTATTCTGATCCAAAGTTGAAGGAAATTAATAACGAAGCTAAAATAAGGAAAATTAAAGGAATTCGTCCAGGGTTTGAAGAAAATGAGTACAGTAATTTAGTATCATGGTATCAAATGTTAGATTATGCAAAAGGAGAAAAAAAAGATATTATCTTTGTAACTGAAAATCCAGGTTGGTGGATAAACCCTGAAAAAGAACAAATAGAACCACATCCCTCCTTAATTAAAGAATTTTCATCAATAGAGCAAAAATTTTATATTTATAGATTCAGGAACTTTTTAAGTGATTCTAAGAAATATTTGAATTTAACAGATGTAATAGAAGAGCTTACCGATTTTTCCAATAAATTAAAAAGACGGAAAAGTACAAAACTGGAAAATCCTCCATCAGACATTGCCTTGCAGGAAATAATTGACAATACATTATTAGGTGAAAATGCGTTACAAAAACTAATCAACCAGAGCACCGCTTATAAAACTTTACAAAAGTTAATTGACCAGAAGGTCATAGATGAAAATGACTTACACCAGATGATTACAAGAACATTGCTGAGTGAAAGCACTTTACAAAAGATAATCAATCAAAATACAGCATATGGAACTTTACAAAAGTTAATTGACCAGAAGGTCATAGATGAAAGCGATCTTCAAAAGATGATCACAAAAACTATAATGAGTGAAAACGTCTTTCAGAAGCTAATTGATCAAAACACTACTACTAAAAATGCCCTGGAAGAAGCACTGCGAAAAAGAACTAATAATTAA
- a CDS encoding DUF134 domain-containing protein: MPRPRVFRKISKEPEIRCFKPEKENLELLEPIEITIDEFEAIRLRDYHDIQQKKSAEIMGISQPTFHRILTSARKKISKALIEGNTIIIIGGDYITDKKAYKCNVCGFKWSNPKKEYEKCPECESEDICLVIEDEELLPGTESSLLERRSYGGTGMGFGPPKLCKCPNCGYTSPKKRAIPCKNTLCPECGTPLCGEN, encoded by the coding sequence ATGCCAAGACCTCGAGTATTTAGAAAAATATCAAAAGAGCCCGAGATACGGTGCTTTAAGCCAGAAAAAGAAAATTTAGAGCTTCTTGAGCCTATTGAAATAACAATAGATGAATTTGAAGCGATAAGGCTTAGAGACTATCATGATATCCAGCAGAAAAAATCTGCAGAAATAATGGGAATTTCACAGCCTACTTTCCATAGAATCTTAACTTCTGCAAGGAAAAAGATATCTAAAGCCCTAATTGAAGGAAATACTATTATTATCATAGGGGGGGATTACATAACTGACAAAAAAGCATACAAATGTAATGTTTGCGGATTTAAGTGGAGTAACCCTAAAAAAGAATATGAAAAATGTCCTGAATGTGAATCAGAGGATATATGTTTAGTTATAGAAGATGAAGAACTTCTACCAGGAACAGAATCTTCTTTACTTGAAAGAAGGTCTTATGGTGGTACAGGCATGGGTTTTGGACCTCCCAAACTTTGTAAATGCCCAAACTGTGGGTATACATCCCCAAAAAAACGTGCCATT